In one window of Candidatus Neomarinimicrobiota bacterium DNA:
- a CDS encoding 2-oxoacid:acceptor oxidoreductase subunit alpha: MARNNNNIVIGIAGSGGDGVISAGEILVNAASSDGLFVFMLKSYGAQIRGGESSVRVRMSSEPVATQGDKLDILVVFSWKDFLKFQSEILLEDHVVILSDLEDSFPEENIPIPADKLKNWYKVPFNQLATDAAGTSLAKNIAMLGVISELFNLPKTALEKSIKKKFGGKRKDIVEMNLNALKAGRDYVKKDIEKKDSVLFEYTPGEPRIVMEGNEATAFGALYAGVEFYAGYPITPSTEIMHWLSVYLPRYNGVVIQMEDELASINAVVGASFAGRKAMTATSGPGISLMSEGIGLAGMAELPIVVINVQRGGPSTGLPTKTEQADLMQAIWGSHGDAPRVVIAPSDVEDCFDCTVLAFYIAEKYQLPVIVLSDAFIGHRKESINPNRIRDLKYGFKKINRRITPTEKELEDYHRFKVTKNGISPVTWPGMENGMYQAAGIEHDEKGFPSSDVSVHAGMTKKRWEKFREIKREFSFERFYGPDDAELGIIAWGSTKGAVKEAVARANANGIKVQAIIPQILYPFLIQPFHDFLVNKKRVIFVEMAYAGAFRRYLRGFVRFGDFGVETVSYRQTGGIPFTVGQIYDKIVEEYEKKDA, from the coding sequence ATGGCACGTAATAATAATAATATAGTAATCGGCATTGCGGGCTCAGGAGGGGATGGTGTGATCAGTGCCGGAGAAATCCTGGTCAACGCAGCATCCAGCGATGGGTTGTTTGTCTTTATGCTTAAGAGCTATGGAGCACAAATCCGGGGAGGTGAAAGCTCGGTCCGGGTCCGGATGAGTAGCGAACCGGTAGCAACCCAGGGAGATAAACTGGATATTCTGGTTGTGTTCAGTTGGAAGGATTTTCTGAAATTTCAGTCCGAAATATTGCTGGAAGATCATGTGGTGATTCTCAGCGATTTGGAAGATTCTTTTCCTGAAGAGAATATTCCGATACCTGCTGATAAATTAAAGAATTGGTATAAAGTTCCCTTTAATCAACTGGCAACAGATGCCGCAGGGACATCCCTGGCGAAAAATATTGCCATGCTTGGAGTTATCTCAGAACTTTTCAACCTGCCGAAAACCGCTCTGGAAAAATCAATAAAGAAAAAATTCGGTGGGAAAAGGAAAGATATTGTTGAAATGAATCTCAATGCCCTGAAAGCAGGCCGGGATTACGTAAAAAAAGACATTGAAAAAAAAGATTCCGTCCTTTTTGAATACACACCGGGTGAACCCCGCATTGTCATGGAAGGAAACGAAGCTACAGCCTTTGGAGCCCTCTATGCCGGTGTTGAATTCTATGCCGGTTATCCCATTACTCCCTCGACGGAAATCATGCACTGGCTATCTGTTTATCTTCCCCGGTACAATGGAGTGGTAATTCAGATGGAAGATGAACTGGCGTCTATCAATGCCGTGGTGGGTGCCAGTTTTGCCGGACGCAAGGCGATGACCGCAACATCAGGCCCCGGAATCTCCCTTATGTCAGAAGGAATCGGACTGGCGGGAATGGCCGAACTCCCCATTGTGGTGATTAATGTCCAAAGAGGCGGTCCTTCTACGGGACTACCAACGAAAACCGAACAGGCAGATCTCATGCAGGCTATCTGGGGAAGCCATGGTGATGCCCCCCGGGTGGTTATTGCTCCTTCAGATGTTGAGGACTGTTTTGACTGTACTGTTTTGGCTTTTTACATCGCTGAAAAGTATCAGCTTCCCGTTATCGTTCTTTCCGATGCTTTTATTGGTCACAGGAAGGAATCCATCAATCCCAATCGGATCAGGGACTTGAAATATGGTTTTAAAAAAATCAACCGCAGGATAACTCCTACAGAAAAAGAATTGGAAGATTATCATCGGTTTAAAGTTACGAAAAACGGGATTTCTCCCGTTACCTGGCCCGGCATGGAAAATGGCATGTACCAGGCGGCTGGTATTGAACATGATGAAAAAGGGTTTCCCTCATCCGATGTTTCTGTCCACGCCGGAATGACGAAAAAACGCTGGGAAAAATTCAGGGAAATCAAACGGGAATTCTCCTTTGAACGCTTTTACGGTCCGGATGATGCCGAGCTGGGTATTATTGCCTGGGGATCCACAAAGGGCGCTGTAAAAGAAGCTGTAGCCAGGGCAAACGCGAATGGAATCAAAGTACAGGCCATCATCCCGCAAATTCTGTATCCTTTTCTTATTCAACCTTTTCATGATTTTCTGGTCAATAAAAAACGTGTTATTTTTGTGGAGATGGCGTACGCTGGAGCCTTTCGCCGCTATCTGAGAGGATTTGTCCGCTTTGGTGATTTTGGCGTGGAAACGGTTTCTTACCGTCAGACGGGGGGAATTCCCTTTACTGTAGGACAGATTTACGATAAAATCGTTGAAGAATATGAAAAGAAGGATGCCTGA